AGGTGATTTCACTGTCGAACTAAACCAAGAGAAAGCCCCCGTTACTGTGGAAAACTTCTTGAAATACGTCAAAGATGGCAGCTACAAAGGCACTATTTTTCACCGTATTATCCCTGATTTTATGGCCCAAGGTGGTGGTTTTAACCAAGATATGCAAAAAGTTGACACCTTTGCCCCTATAAAAAACGAGGCGAATAACGGTTTAAAAAATGATATGGCAACCATTGCGATGGCTCGCACCAACGATCCTAACTCTGCAACGCGCCAGTTCTTTATTAACTATGTCAATAACGATTATCTTAACGCAAATGCGCGCTCAGCAGGTTATGCCGTATTTGGTAAAGTGGTGTCTGGTTTCCCTGTCGTACAGAAGATGGCCACAATACCAACCAAGTCAGTTGGTCGCTTAAGTGATGTTCCGACTAAGCCAATTATCATAAAAAACGTGACATTACTAAAATAATAACGAAACCTAAATCACCTCAAGTAACCTCGTATCAAAGAGATATCGGTTACTTGAAACTCTTCATAGCCCTTACTATTGATTTTACCGATATATTCGTATTGATCTACCTAAGTAAATAAAAGGGCTATTCTTTTTGCTCAATTTGGGATTTATTATGCTTTCATCCCCATCGAAGACATGGCTGGAAACATTTCGCAGCTATCTGGACAAACGTCTACTATGGATTCTCATGTTAGGTTGTGCAAGTGGCTTTCCGTGGGTCTTAATTGGATCCAACATGTCAGGCTGGCTCACCGATGCAGGCCTTACAAGAACGGCGATTGGTTACTTTGGCAGTGTGTTTGCTGTCTATTCGATCAACTTCATGTGGGCTCCCTTAGTCGACCGTGTGAAATTACCGGTGCTGTATCACTTATTAGGCCAACGACGTAGTTGGATCTTCTTATGCCAATCCATCATTCTTGTTGCAACGCTCTATATTGCGGGCATTGACCCGCGTGAAGACTTGATGTTTACCTCTGCCTTAGCGCTAGGAATTGCGATCGCTTCATCGACTCAAGATATTGCTATCGATGCATTTCGTATCGATACTTTCCCAAAAAGTGAAGAATCGAAGCTACCACAAGCGGCAGCAATGGGGGTGATTGGTTGGTGGACAGGTTATTCTCTCCCTGGTTTTTTTGCCTTCATCAACGCCGATAGTATCGGCTGGAGTGGGGTATATTATGGAATGGCCGTTGTTATTGTCTTACTGATGTCATTCACTCTTTTTGTCGACGAGC
This window of the Vibrio azureus genome carries:
- a CDS encoding peptidylprolyl isomerase, which gives rise to MLKKILLSLTLFSASVFAGPNVLFETSEGDFTVELNQEKAPVTVENFLKYVKDGSYKGTIFHRIIPDFMAQGGGFNQDMQKVDTFAPIKNEANNGLKNDMATIAMARTNDPNSATRQFFINYVNNDYLNANARSAGYAVFGKVVSGFPVVQKMATIPTKSVGRLSDVPTKPIIIKNVTLLK